A genomic window from Sulfitobacter sp. LCG007 includes:
- a CDS encoding aldehyde dehydrogenase family protein, translating into MTLQTSVAPQLGAATQSFLTRALGMFIDGRMVPGEGKATSILRDPGRGVHIADVPQGTAADVDHAVAAARAAFESGPWRSMKPNERSKVIWKFADLLEAHSETFVELETLNIGLPMGAIRMAHVGGSVDMLRYYAGWPTKLTGKTVPVSSPGEWHAYTLRDPIGVVAQIVPWNGPLMMAVWKVAPALAAGCTIVLKPAEQTPLTALLLAELALEAGIPQGVFNVVLGGAEVGAALASHPDVDKIAFTGSTGVGRAIAVAAAQSNLKRVTLELGGKSPMIVLPDADLDAAVPALAAGIFSGTGQICTAGSRLYVHESVFDRVVEGVAGAANALKVGYGFDPQTQMGPLITAAHRDRVSRMTENALREGASVVTGAEEIGGDGFFYRPTVLADLVQESTIAREEVFGPVLSVLRFSDDDLDAVAKQANDSAYGLAASVFTRNVSLAHKMAARLRAGTIGINRHFVGDSALPFGGFRQSGWGREKGEDVFNAYLETKTVAAPL; encoded by the coding sequence ATGACACTCCAGACCTCCGTGGCACCCCAGCTCGGCGCGGCCACCCAATCCTTCCTGACACGTGCCCTCGGCATGTTCATCGACGGCCGCATGGTGCCCGGCGAGGGCAAGGCCACCTCGATCCTGCGCGATCCGGGCCGTGGCGTTCATATCGCCGACGTCCCGCAGGGCACCGCCGCTGACGTCGACCACGCCGTTGCAGCCGCCCGGGCCGCCTTCGAGTCGGGTCCGTGGCGGAGCATGAAGCCGAACGAACGCAGCAAGGTCATCTGGAAGTTCGCCGATCTTCTCGAAGCCCATTCGGAAACCTTCGTCGAGCTCGAGACGCTCAACATCGGCCTGCCGATGGGGGCGATCCGCATGGCCCATGTGGGCGGCTCGGTCGACATGCTGCGCTATTACGCGGGCTGGCCGACCAAGCTTACCGGAAAGACCGTGCCGGTATCGTCTCCCGGTGAATGGCATGCCTACACCCTGCGCGATCCCATCGGCGTGGTGGCGCAGATCGTGCCGTGGAACGGTCCGCTGATGATGGCGGTCTGGAAGGTGGCGCCCGCGCTCGCCGCCGGTTGCACGATCGTCCTGAAACCCGCCGAGCAGACGCCGCTCACGGCGCTTCTTCTGGCCGAGCTGGCGCTCGAGGCCGGTATACCGCAGGGCGTCTTCAACGTCGTGCTGGGCGGGGCCGAGGTCGGAGCGGCGCTGGCCTCGCACCCGGATGTGGACAAGATCGCCTTCACCGGTTCGACAGGGGTCGGCCGCGCCATCGCGGTAGCGGCGGCGCAGAGCAATCTCAAGCGGGTGACACTCGAACTCGGCGGCAAGAGCCCGATGATCGTGCTGCCGGATGCCGATCTCGATGCCGCCGTGCCAGCGCTGGCCGCGGGCATCTTCTCCGGCACCGGTCAGATATGCACCGCCGGATCGCGGCTCTACGTTCACGAAAGCGTCTTCGACAGGGTGGTCGAGGGCGTGGCCGGTGCGGCGAATGCCTTGAAGGTCGGGTACGGGTTCGACCCGCAAACTCAGATGGGGCCGCTCATCACCGCCGCGCATCGCGACCGCGTGAGCAGAATGACCGAGAACGCGCTTCGAGAGGGCGCATCCGTCGTCACCGGCGCGGAAGAGATCGGCGGCGACGGCTTCTTCTATCGCCCTACCGTGCTGGCCGATCTGGTGCAGGAGTCGACGATCGCGCGCGAGGAGGTTTTCGGCCCCGTCCTGTCGGTGCTGCGCTTCTCGGACGACGACCTCGATGCGGTGGCGAAGCAGGCCAACGACAGCGCCTATGGCCTCGCGGCCTCGGTCTTTACCCGCAACGTCAGCCTGGCGCACAAGATGGCCGCCCGCCTGCGCGCGGGCACCATCGGCATAAACCGGCATTTCGTCGGTGACAGCGCCCTGCCCTTCGGCGGCTTCCGCCAGTCAGGCTGGGGACGCGAGAAGGGCGAAGACGTCTTCAACGCCTATCTCGAGACCAAGACGGTCGCCGCCCCCCTCTGA
- a CDS encoding isochorismatase family protein, with amino-acid sequence MAQIWDGIIPEDERKQYEAAGFGKSSGMGTSPALLIIDVQYRTVGTEPKPFWESIEEFPTSCGQVGWDAVANIAKLLKAFRQKNWPVIYPYVAPKESFDTGRLAAKVPALMGVAAKGYEFVPDCAPQDGDILLPKRHPSAFFGTPLVSYLVERGIDTLVVTGCTTSGCVRGSVVDGFAYNYRCVVPQDAVYDRSHTSHLVNLFDMNAKYADVMSTEDTLSALGQIG; translated from the coding sequence ATGGCACAGATCTGGGACGGGATCATTCCCGAAGACGAACGCAAGCAGTACGAGGCCGCCGGTTTCGGAAAATCCTCCGGCATGGGGACGTCGCCGGCCCTGCTGATCATCGACGTGCAGTACAGGACAGTCGGAACCGAGCCGAAGCCGTTCTGGGAATCCATCGAGGAATTCCCGACGTCCTGCGGTCAGGTGGGCTGGGACGCCGTGGCCAATATCGCGAAACTTCTGAAGGCGTTCCGGCAAAAAAACTGGCCGGTCATCTATCCCTATGTGGCGCCGAAGGAGAGCTTCGATACCGGAAGACTTGCGGCAAAGGTCCCCGCGCTGATGGGCGTGGCCGCGAAGGGCTACGAGTTCGTGCCGGACTGCGCGCCGCAGGACGGCGACATCCTGCTGCCCAAACGCCATCCGAGCGCGTTCTTCGGCACACCTCTGGTGAGCTATCTCGTCGAGCGCGGCATCGACACACTGGTCGTGACAGGGTGCACCACCAGCGGCTGCGTCCGGGGTTCGGTGGTCGATGGTTTCGCCTACAACTACCGCTGTGTGGTGCCGCAGGACGCAGTATATGACCGCTCGCATACTTCGCACCTGGTGAACCTCTTCGACATGAACGCGAAATACGCGGATGTCATGTCGACCGAGGATACGCTGAGCGCGCTCGGCCAGATCGGCTGA